From one Vicinamibacterales bacterium genomic stretch:
- a CDS encoding NAD(P)H-binding protein — protein sequence MINVLILGANGGIARVATELFLAKTDARLTLYQRRARRITPERASRIRVVEADVLEAAKLQSAMAGQDVVYANLAGDLEPMARGVVEAMHETGVRRLIWISSMGIYDEVPGQRYRSVLDPYRDSARVIEASDLEYTILRPAWFTDADEIDYETTQKGEPFKGGIVSRKSVAALVVNLAASPGLEVRHSLGVSKPE from the coding sequence ATGATCAACGTTCTGATTCTCGGCGCAAACGGGGGCATCGCACGCGTCGCCACGGAGCTGTTCCTGGCGAAGACCGACGCCCGGTTGACGCTGTACCAGCGCCGCGCGCGCCGAATCACACCGGAGCGCGCCTCTCGCATTCGTGTAGTGGAGGCGGACGTCCTTGAAGCGGCGAAACTGCAGAGTGCGATGGCCGGCCAGGACGTCGTGTACGCGAACCTGGCGGGCGACCTCGAGCCGATGGCCAGGGGCGTCGTCGAGGCCATGCACGAGACCGGCGTACGTCGCCTCATCTGGATCAGCTCCATGGGGATCTACGACGAGGTTCCCGGCCAGCGGTACCGGAGCGTCCTCGATCCGTATCGCGACTCGGCGCGCGTCATCGAGGCCTCCGACCTCGAATACACGATCCTTCGTCCCGCGTGGTTCACCGATGCCGACGAGATCGACTACGAGACCACGCAGAAAGGCGAGCCGTTCAAGGGCGGGATCGTGTCCCGGAAGAGCGTCGCCGCGCTCGTGGTCAACCTGGCTGCGTCGCCCGGGCTGGAGGTGCGTCACAGCTTGGGCGTGAGCAAGCCGGAATGA
- a CDS encoding aldo/keto reductase — MQKRTLGKSGLEVSALGFGCMGISFGYGPATSREDGIGIIRAAFDGGVTFFDTAEAYGPFTNEEVVGEALGPVRDQVVIATKFGFKFEGGKSAGLDSRPVHIREVAEASLKRLKTDRIDLLYQHRVDPDVPIEDVAGTVKDLIREGKVRHFGLSEAGVATIRRAHAVQPVAALQSEYSLWWREPETEALPTLEELGIGFVPFSPLGKGFLTGTIDEKTTFDSTDFRNVVPRFTAENRKANLAFVDWLTKFAERKKATPAQIALAWLLAQKPWIAPIPGTTKRHRLEENLGAATTPLSVDDLGEINRAASQIEVQGARYPEHLQKMVGR; from the coding sequence ATGCAGAAACGCACACTGGGTAAGAGCGGACTGGAAGTCTCGGCGCTCGGCTTCGGCTGCATGGGCATTAGCTTCGGCTACGGTCCGGCGACCAGCCGGGAAGACGGCATCGGCATCATCCGCGCCGCGTTCGACGGCGGCGTCACGTTCTTCGACACGGCCGAAGCGTACGGGCCGTTCACAAACGAGGAGGTCGTCGGCGAAGCGCTCGGCCCGGTTCGCGACCAGGTGGTGATTGCGACCAAGTTCGGTTTCAAGTTCGAGGGTGGCAAGTCCGCGGGGCTCGACAGCCGGCCGGTGCACATTCGAGAGGTTGCGGAAGCCTCCCTGAAGCGACTCAAGACCGACCGGATCGACCTCCTGTACCAACACCGGGTGGATCCGGACGTCCCGATCGAGGACGTTGCGGGTACAGTGAAAGACCTCATTCGCGAAGGCAAGGTCAGGCACTTCGGCCTGTCGGAAGCAGGCGTGGCGACGATTCGACGTGCCCATGCCGTCCAGCCGGTGGCAGCGCTTCAAAGCGAGTACTCGCTGTGGTGGCGCGAGCCGGAAACGGAAGCCCTGCCGACGCTCGAGGAACTGGGTATCGGGTTCGTACCCTTCAGTCCGCTCGGCAAGGGGTTCCTCACAGGCACGATCGACGAGAAGACCACCTTTGACAGCACCGACTTCCGGAACGTCGTGCCGCGCTTCACGGCCGAGAATCGCAAAGCGAACCTGGCGTTTGTCGACTGGCTGACGAAGTTCGCCGAACGGAAGAAGGCCACACCGGCGCAGATCGCGCTGGCGTGGCTGCTGGCACAGAAGCCCTGGATCGCGCCGATTCCGGGGACGACGAAGCGACATCGCCTCGAGGAGAACCTCGGAGCGGCCACGACGCCGTTGAGCGTCGATGACCTCGGTGAGATCAACCGCGCAGCGTCGCAGATCGAGGTCCAAGGGGCGCGGTACCCCGAGCACCTCCAGAAGATGGTGGGGCGCTGA